In one Winogradskyella sp. MH6 genomic region, the following are encoded:
- a CDS encoding ATP-binding protein: MFAKVRKREVLIPFFSFIFLNLLVLFLWDKSITAQKLALQERVNNSGELLSQKFLSIIKSDIQSLENLKYRFEITNGDYFNYWEYDAELILQQNASFKFIEWIDNLMIIRKINPTKGNEAAIGLDISKIDYRRDEWIKHSLDGSTNITPWSKMTQGGHAFLVDVPVYFDGEFKGTITAGMDFKENLDAFAENLSDYSIEIRDENNSVFYTQNQSQKEVSSKDFMYTNILKIDSLDNQNWSIKVTPASASFLSDKSASINYMLIFGLVLSTLMSLLIYFYLRAKSESLRAIRANKKLVITNKKLSKQRNRAEKASKAKTEFLSNMSHEIRTPLNGILGLIQLMKNSNKSDNYDHYIDLMDQSSKNLLALVNDVLEIDKIESGEASLNEVVFKPSKAIEILVSQFKDGFEAKNLYINLKLNSNSNFSVIGDEGKLNQIIINLLKNALKFTTSGGATVIYEETLKNDSVNISVKVSDTGIGIPKNTLSKIFRRFTQVDQGIKKKHEGSGLGLAICENLVELMGGKISVESQLNEGSTFQVNIPFKLSDKQSPKITSSNISYLNFNELKVLVVDDNNINVLVLTKLLENLGVKSDHTNDGISAVKMAKNKKYQLVFMDIHMPQMDGYEATRLIKENNHEVIIIGLSADVTKQTIDKSIEFGMKDYLAKPLSQQKLQSLLIKYFSS; encoded by the coding sequence ATGTTTGCAAAAGTCAGAAAAAGAGAGGTCTTAATCCCTTTTTTTTCTTTTATTTTTCTCAATCTTCTGGTTCTATTTTTATGGGATAAATCTATTACTGCTCAAAAATTAGCACTGCAGGAAAGGGTTAATAATTCAGGCGAACTCCTTTCTCAAAAGTTTCTTTCTATAATTAAAAGCGATATCCAAAGCTTAGAGAATTTAAAGTATAGGTTTGAGATTACCAATGGTGATTATTTTAATTATTGGGAATATGATGCTGAATTAATATTACAGCAAAACGCATCCTTTAAATTTATTGAATGGATCGATAACTTAATGATTATTCGCAAAATAAATCCAACTAAAGGTAATGAGGCTGCAATTGGGCTGGATATTTCTAAAATAGATTATCGACGTGACGAGTGGATTAAGCATAGCTTGGATGGCTCTACAAATATTACTCCATGGTCTAAAATGACTCAAGGCGGACATGCCTTTTTAGTAGATGTTCCTGTTTATTTTGATGGAGAATTTAAAGGCACGATAACGGCAGGTATGGATTTTAAGGAAAATCTGGATGCTTTTGCAGAAAACCTATCTGATTACAGTATAGAAATTAGGGACGAAAACAACAGTGTATTTTATACTCAAAACCAATCTCAAAAAGAAGTTTCGAGCAAGGATTTCATGTATACCAACATTTTGAAAATTGATAGTCTAGACAATCAAAACTGGTCTATTAAAGTTACTCCTGCTTCTGCGAGTTTTTTAAGTGACAAAAGCGCTTCTATAAATTACATGCTTATTTTTGGTTTGGTATTATCTACTTTAATGAGTTTACTCATTTACTTCTATCTTAGAGCCAAATCAGAAAGTCTAAGAGCCATTAGAGCCAATAAAAAGCTAGTAATAACTAACAAAAAACTAAGTAAACAGCGCAATAGAGCTGAAAAAGCGTCTAAGGCAAAAACAGAGTTTCTCTCAAATATGAGTCACGAAATAAGGACACCACTTAATGGTATTTTAGGTTTAATACAATTAATGAAGAACTCAAATAAGTCAGATAATTATGATCATTATATAGATTTAATGGATCAATCTTCTAAAAACCTACTAGCCTTGGTAAATGACGTTTTGGAGATAGACAAAATTGAGTCTGGAGAAGCTAGTTTAAACGAGGTGGTTTTTAAACCTAGCAAAGCAATAGAAATATTGGTAAGTCAATTTAAAGACGGGTTTGAAGCCAAAAACCTTTATATAAATCTAAAATTAAATTCAAATTCAAACTTTTCTGTAATTGGAGATGAAGGTAAACTCAATCAGATTATCATCAATCTTTTAAAAAATGCTTTAAAATTCACAACTTCTGGTGGAGCTACAGTGATTTATGAAGAAACCTTAAAAAACGATAGCGTAAATATTAGTGTTAAAGTATCTGATACAGGTATTGGGATTCCAAAAAATACGCTTTCAAAAATTTTCAGAAGATTTACACAAGTAGATCAAGGCATTAAGAAGAAGCACGAAGGTAGTGGACTTGGTCTAGCTATATGCGAGAATTTAGTTGAGTTAATGGGTGGTAAAATTTCAGTAGAAAGTCAACTTAATGAAGGGAGCACATTTCAAGTTAATATACCTTTTAAACTATCAGATAAACAATCCCCAAAAATTACCAGCAGCAATATCTCCTATCTCAACTTTAATGAACTAAAAGTCTTAGTTGTGGATGATAACAACATAAATGTTCTTGTATTAACGAAACTTCTGGAAAATCTTGGAGTAAAGTCGGACCATACCAACGATGGTATTTCTGCCGTTAAGATGGCAAAGAATAAGAAATATCAGCTTGTATTTATGGACATACACATGCCGCAGATGGACGGTTACGAAGCCACACGACTTATAAAAGAGAATAATCACGAAGTGATAATTATAGGTCTCTCTGCCGATGTGACCAAACAAACCATAGACAAGTCTATAGAATTTGGCATGAAAGATTACCTTGCCAAACCGCTATCCCAGCAAAAACTACAAAGTTTATTAATTAAATATTTCTCAAGTTAA